The Geobacillus genomosp. 3 genome segment AACGACCGACGGCGAGCCGGACATCGGCCGTTTTTTGGAGCAGCTCGCCGCTTCCAGGCAGCTTCCGATTGAGTGGATCGCCCAACTGGACAAGACGGACGGCCGTTTTTCGATTCAAAAACTATACGGAGAAACGGACTGGCTTCCGGACGACGTTCCGACGCTCGAAGCGGACACGATTTTTTCTCTGTCCGAGCAGCTGCTTTCCCGCATGCCAAAGACGGGAAAGAAGCGGCGCGTCATTCCGCTTCCGTGGGAAGAAACCGTTTTCCTGTTTTGCACCGGTGAAACGGAGCAGCAAGTGCTTCCGTTTCTCCTGCATGCGCTCGAGCTGTTCCACGCCGGGGGCATGGCGCTCGAACAAACAAAGCAGGACCAGCTTTGGAAAGATGCCGTCATTTTGTTCGACCGTTGGATTATGCGTGCCAAATCGCTGCAGCAGGCGGTCGAATACATCGCCTCCGGTTTTGTCACCTATTTGCCGTTTGAACGGTGCGCGCTGTTCGCCTACTCGAGCGCCAATGAAAGCGGATTCGGCCTTTACGGCTATAAGCTCGACAATGACAAAATCAAAAGCATTCACGAAAGCCTGAACGGCTTGCCGCTCATTAAACAGTACATGCAACAGCTCGAGCTGCTCGGCAGCCATATGGCGAACGTGCCGCCTATCTACATGGCAGATGCGGCGGAAGGGCTGCCGGTGAAATATGTCAAGCAGTTTCAGCTCGAGTCGATCGTCATCGCCCCAGTGTATGCCCCGTCGGAAAGCCGGCTCATCGGCGCAGCCATTTTGGATCAAGGGCCTGGCCGGCCGTTTACGCTCTCGAGCGATATTTTTACTGCCGTCATGAAATTCGGCCAAAGCGCCGGGGAAGTGCTGGCGAAATTCAGCGGCGGCCGCCCCGAATGGTCCCATCCTGCCCCGCACTTGTCGCCGCGGGAAATGGAAGTGTTGAAGCTCGTCGCCGAAGGGGCCTCGACGTATGAGGCGGCAAAGCGTCTCCATTTAAGCGAATACACGGTGCGCGACTATGTATCGGCCATCTTGCAAAAAATGAACGCCAAAAACCGGACCGAGGCGATTGTGAAAGCGATTCGCGACGGAATCATTTAACATCTTCCCGAAAGAAGTCTCCCACTTCTAAGCGAAGTGAAAATGGGAGATGAATTTCGGTTGGCGTCAGCCAACGAATATGATCGAATATGGCTAGAACGGACACCTTCGGAACGAAGGGAAGCGTAAAGGGTTCTTGTGTGCGGCTTACCGTTCGGCGAACACACACAAGTCGCTTGAAGCCCCCACCTCTAAGCGAAGTGTAGGTGGTGGGTAGTTCACAGGGCACCGAGAAAAAAGGGGCGGCACGCCCCTTTTTCTCTTTCCGCCGGCGGCGCCCTCCGGCCTATGGCAGCGCCCCCAGCCAGCCGCTCAGCTCTTTTGCTTGTTTCTCGAGCTGCTGCTTGAGTTTTTGCAGCTGTTCAAGCTGCGCTTCGTGCTGCCGGATGCTCTCAGCCGTCTGTTCGATCGCCTTTTTCGCTTCATTGGCGTCCAAAAACGGCAGCGGACCCATCCGTTCCTCAGCCGCCTCCTTCTTATCGGCCAGCTCCCGCTGCGCGTTTTCGAGCTGCGCTTTTGTTTGCTCGAGGGCGGCGTTGATTTGTTTCAGCTGCTCATCCAGCAGCTCCTGTCCATCGTTGACGGCTTTCTCCACCTCTTCTGCCGCCTCCCCGTTCAAGCCGTCCTGCACAGCTTCTTTGATCTCCTCGATGAGCCGGCTCGTTTCTTCCTGTTTCTCGGTTATGCTCTCAATCAGCCCGCCAACGGGATTCGTTCCAGGGGAGGATGACGGCGGCGGTTCTGGCTCAGCTGCCGGAGAGTCCCCTTCTTCCGGAGAAGACCCGCTGCCGTTGCCGCCGCCTGCTGATTCACCGTCCGATGTTGGAAGGGGCGGTGCCGCCCCTGGCTGGCTGCCCGGCCCGGACCCCGACTGACCGTCAGGCGCGGAAGCGGGCGGTGCGGATCCCGATTGGTCATCAGGCGCCGAAGCGGGCGGTTCCTCTCCCTGCGGCGCCGGCTCGTCCGGCTCCTTCACAGGCTGTTCATCTGCTCCCGATGGCGCTTCCGGCTGCTGCCCGCTGGCCGTCTCAGGCGAGCCGCCGCTGTCCGCCGGAGCAGCGCCGAAGGCAGCGGAAGCTGACAGCTGCGGGATCGCCAATTCGTCGGCTGTCAGTTCCGTCGCCACGACCGTTACATCTTTCAAACATTGCTCGACAAGCGGCACGCCGTCCGTGCACAGCCCGCCGATTTTCAGTTTTTTCACTCTCATTTTCATCCATTTCGTCTGCGCCGCTTGATCGGTGTGAAACGTAAACGACACCGTATGCCCGGCCATCGTTTGCTGTTTTGTCAACGTCATCCCGTATATTTTCGCTTGTATAAAGGCGATCGGCATGTCTCCCGTGAACAGGACCGGCATTTTTAGCACGATTCCGCCCAAATCAAGCGTTCCCACTACTTTATCGGCATGAATGACAAAGCCCGAAGGCTCCTGCCCTTCCGCCGCCGCCCGGCCGGCGCCCAACAGCCAGCCGGCCGCCGCCGCCAAAACAGCCAGCACGGAAAGGACCGCGATTCGCTGCAATCGTTTTGCCATCTTCATCCTCCTGTCAGCCGCCCTGCGCCGGTTTTCACCGTTCCGCCTCGCTCAGCGTTTTTTCGAGCTCCTCGACGCTGTCAACCCGCTTCGCCCGGCTGATTTGCTGTTTGCGGATGTTGAACTGCTTGACGACATAGCGGTTGAGCAGGTCATAGTCGATTTCCAACGCATACGTGCGGGCGAGCTGCTGCTGGCGCTTGCCGAGCTCGGTCAAATAGGCGACATAGCCGGTGACATGCGGCCATAATTCCTCCATATACTTGATGAACAACTCGTAATACCGCTCGTCTTCGTTGACAAGCCGCTGGATCGTGTACAGGCCGAACTGAATATGGCGGCCTTCGTCCATGTTCAAGTAATCGATCCCTTGCAGAAGGCCCGGGAACAGCCCGGCTTTTTTGTAAATTTGCCGGAACGTGTAATAGCCTGACTCGGCCAGCGTCCCTTCGACGATCATGTTGTAGACGGTGGCGGCGCGGATGACCGCTTCCGGCGAGTCGTCGGTGTACAGCCGGTTCATCGCGTCCGGCAGCGCCTCGTAAAAGATGCGCTTGTAATCGTCGTTATGGAAGACGGATAAATCCATTTGCCCGATGCCGACCGCCTGCTGCCAGCGGGAAAACATCTCGACATGCTTCGCTTCATCGTGCATAAATGTCGTCAAAAACAACACATCTTCAAGCCGCCCTTGGCGCGCGAGGGCGTGGGCCATCGGCAAAATGTCGAGCGTCACCGCCTCTTCCCCGGCCGAGAAGCCGGCGATAAGCGGCAGCGCGGAAATTTTTTCTTCGCTCGTCAAACTGGCAAAATCCTTCTGGTCTTGGCTGAAATCGATGTCCGCCGGATTCCACTTCCCGTTTCGCTTCGCTTTTTCATACAGTTTGTACATTGGATGCTCCCAATCGATCGTTCCTTTCACTGTTTGAAAGCCGTCATGATGGACCATCATGACCCCCTCCTCTTATGAAAAATCGATCGTGATGCGCCGCTGTTCGTCCTTTTAAAACAACGTCATCGGCCGTTCATTGAGGTCGCAAATGACCGTTTTCGTCTCGAGATACGCGTCAAGCGCCTGCATCCCGAGCTCGCGGCCGAGTCCGCTTTGCTTGCAGCCGCCAAACGGCGCGGTCGGCGACAGCACTTGGTACGTGTTGATCCAAACGGTTCCGCTTTTCACCCGCCGCGAGAGGCGGAGCGCCCGCTTGATGTCGTTCGTCCACACCGCGGCGGCCAAGCCGTACATCGTCCCGTTGGCGATGCGGACCGCTTCCTCCTCCCCCTCAAACGGAATGACCGCCGCCACCGGTCCGAAAATTTCTTCACAGGCGATGCGCATCGACGGCGTGACGTCAGCAAAAACGGTCGGTTCGATGAAATAGCCGCCCCGCTCATCCAAAGCGCTCCCGCCGGCGGCGAGCCTCGCTCCTTCCCGCTTGCCGATGTCGATGTAGCGCAATACTTTTTCATATTGCTCCCGGCTGATGACAGGGCCCAAGTCGTTGCGCGCATCCACACCGGGACCGACTTTCAGCTTTTTCGCCCGCTCGGCCAGCCGCTCGACAAACGGTTCGTACACCGCACGTTCAACCAAAATGCGGCTTCCGGCCTGGCACACTTGCCCGGAGTTGTAAAATACGCCAAACAGGGCGCTTTTCGCCGCCTGTTCAAGATCGGCGTCGGCGAAGATGATGTTCGGCGACTTCCCGCCGAGTTCAAGCGTCACCCGCTTAATGCCGGGCGCGGCAGCCTGCAAAATATGGCGGCCGGTCGCCGTCTCGCCGGTGAAGGCGATTTTCGGCACGCCCGGATGGCGGACGAGCGCTTTGCCGGCTTCATCGAGCCCGGGCAGGACGTTGACAACCCCTTCCGGCACGCCGGCCTCATGGCAAAGTTCGGCGAGTTTGAGCGCGGTCAGCGGCGTTTCCGGCGCCGGTTTCAACACCATCGTGCAGCCGGCGGCGAGCGCCGGGGCGATTTTCCATGTCGGCATCAAAAGCGGGAAATTCCACGGGGTGATGAGCCCCGCCACCCCGATCGGCTCTTTGACCGTCCACGTCATGTAATCAGAGGCCGCGCCGGCGACGGAAAACGGCAGCACCTCCCCGTGCGGCTTGACAACGAGCGAGGCGAAAAAGTCGAAGCAGTCGGCGGCGAGCGGAATTTCAATAAACAGCGCCTGATTGACCGGCATGCCGTTTTCCCGCGTCATGAGCTGTGCGAGTTCATGGTGGTGCTGGCGGATCAGCTCGGCGATGCGCCGCAAGATGCGCCCGCGCTCAAGCGGCGGCATCGACAGCCAGCGCTGATCGTCAAACGCCTCTTGAGCGATGGCGACCGCTTTGTCGACATCCGCTTCCCCGGCGTTGGCGACGCGGGCCGTTACCCGCCCTGCCGCCGGATCGATGACGTCAAACATCGCCCCGTCCGCCGCCGGCTGCCACTCGCCGCCGATCCATAAATACGCTTCGGTTGTTTTGGCAGAAATCACCATTGTCTCTCCTTTCCAATGCCCCTCCTTCCTGCTGGCAAGGAGGAACCCGCGTGTCCTTCGTCCGATGAACCCGGCGCCATGCCCGAAGACGCCATGCAGCGCACCGTTTCGTCCGCTCGGCGGCCATAGCGGCCGGGCAATGCGGCGGCCGATGTTCTCATTTCCGTTTCCCGTTTGTTCACCGCTGCAGCAAATCGTCCCGCCCGATTTCTTGCAAATATTCGCGGTACGCCGGGTAAATGGCGTCCAGCTGCGGCAATACTTTCAAGGCGTTGACAAGCGGCCCTTGCACTTTGATTTGCTGGCGGGCGAGCGCCTGCTGCAAGTCGAGCTTCCCGAGCCAAAACTTATGCCCGACATCGGCCGTCTGCTCAAACACGAGCTCCGGACGCAAGCCTGTTTCGCCGCAGACGATTTTCAACGCCCCGTTTTCGGCGGTCCATGTTATTTTCGCTTCCGGCTTATGGAAAACGTATTGGACAAACGCGTCATAACCGGGCCCGAGCTCCGTCGAGGCGATCAGTTCTTTCGACTCTTCCGTTTCGGCCACCCGCTCAAAAAAGCGGCCGAGCACATCGTACAATTCTTGTTCGCTTTGAAAGACGGGCATATCGATCCTCCTTTTTTTCCGTTCGTTCTTCCATTCAGCCGGCGGACGGCGGCTGCCGGGCGCTTCGTCCACGGCGATGGCGCCATCCGCGCCAACCGAATCGTTCATTCCGCAAAACGGATGATGCCGCGAATGTTTTGCCCGCTTTTTAGGGCGGCAAACCCGTCGTTGATTTGCTCGAGGGAATAGACCGCGCTGATGAGCGGCTCAAGCTTCAGCTTGCCGGCCGCATACAAGTCGAGCAGCTTCGGGTAGTCCACCGGCGGGTTGCCTTGGCCGAGCCAGGAGCCGGTCAGCGTTTTCGCCTGCGACGGCAAGGAAAACGCGTTGATCCCCACCGTCTCATGCGGGGCGGCGATGCCGACGATGACCGTCATTCCCCCTTTTCTCGCCATGTTGTACGCATCGGCCATCGTTTCCGGACGGCCGATCGCTTCAAACGCGTAGTCGACGCCGAGGCCGTCGGTCAAGTCGAGCACGGCGCTGACGGCGTCCTCCTCGCGGGCGTTGACGGTGTGCGTCGCCCCGAACGTTTTCGTCGCCGCCAGTTTCTCGTCGACGACATCAACGGCAATCACTTGTTTCGCCCCGGCCAAGGCGGCGCCTTGAATAATGTTGAACCCGACGCCGCCGGCGCCAACGACCGCCACCGTGCTGCCGGGGCGCACTTGCGCGGTGTGGATGGCAGCGCCCACGCCGGTGATGACGCTGCAGCCGACCAAGGCGGCCACCTCAAACGGCACGTCGCGGCGGATCGGGATGGCCGCCTGTTCCGGCACGACGGTATATTCGCTGAACGCACCGGCGGTTAAAAATTGGTACACCGTCTTTCCTTTCCACCAAAAACGCGTCGTCCCGTCAGGAAGCGTGCCGGTCGCCGTCAGCCGCGCCGCCTCTTCGCAAAGATCGGGCCGCCCGGTGCGGCACCAGCGGCAGCGGCCGCATGACGGCACCCAGTTCAAGACGACATGGTCGCCGACTTGCACGCTCGTGACTCCTTCCCCGACTTCTTCCACAATGCCCGCTCCTTCGTGCCCAAGCACGATCGGCAGCGGAAGAGGCAGTTGCCCTTGAATGACATGCCAGTCGCTATGGCAAAGGCCCGCCGCTTTCAGTTTCACCTTCACTTCTCCGCGCTTAGGGCCCGCCACTTCCACGTCTTCAACCGCCAGCGGCTCCCCGTAGCGGTGCAAAATGGCAGCTTTCGCCATATACCGTTCCCTCCTTGTTCCCTCCCGTTGTTCAAAGGCGAAGCCCGCTCTGACGACACCCGCCAATGCCCAAGGGGACAAGCCCGGGTGGAGTCTTTCACGCTGCGCGCCCGCCCGCTTACCCCCGTTTGCGCGCGAGGTCCGCTTCCCCGGCGGAAGCCGAGCGGCCCTTTAGCGCCTCCAAATAGGCGTCCCATTCGTGCTTGAGCGTTGATTTCAGCTTGAAGAGGCCGAGAACGAGCGAGCGGGTCGAATGGTCTTGCAAAAACACTTCGCGAAACGCATCTTCGAACTCCTCCCGCTTTCCGGGAAGGCCGTGGTCTTTGCCATACAGCAAATGCCGGTCAAGCAGGCGGCGGATTATCGGGCTTCCCGGTCCGCCGCTTTGCCGGTAAAACGCTTCGATTCGTTTGGACATCGTCAGCTGTTCTTGTTCATCGCACACAGTTCTCACCCCCCGTTAAAACCGCGGCCTTTGCTTGCGCGTGCGGAACAGCCGCCAGCCAAGAAACGCGATCAACACGATGGACGCAGCCAGGCCGATGTTGGCGACGGTCGTTTTGTCCATGCCGAGAAACGTTCCGCCCGGGATGCTGGCAATGATGAATCCGGTCGCCATCATGATGGCAAACGCGATCAAGGAAAGCGCCAGCCGGTTGGCGATTTGGTTGAGCGTGTTGCGCGTCACCGGATCGGTTTGCACTTGCACGGTCATGCGCCATTTGTTTTCGGCCATCGTCTCGAGCACTTTGTTGAACCGGCGCGGGAAGGTGGCGATCATCTCCGCGGCTTCCGCGACAAGACTCGCGTTGGCGCGGAAATTAAAGCGCTTTCCAAGAATGCTTTTCAAAATCGGAATTTCATACGCTTCGACGACTTCGCCGTACGAAATCTCCGGGCAAATCCAGCGCGCCGTCCCTTCGGTGGCGGAAAACCCTTTCGCCCATAGCGCCAGGCCGCTTGGCACTTTGCAGTAGTTGCGAAGCCCGATCGCCGTCGCTTCGAGCACGAGGCGGCCGTAGTTGTAGCGGCTGCTTCCCTGGTGGGCGTTGACGTAATTCAGCGTCAACGTCCGCAGTTCATCTTTCAGCTTGACGACGTCGGTGTAGACGGTCGGCGACATGAGCTCCATAAACACTTCGGCGGCGTCTTCCGCCTGATTGAGCTGGATGTGCAAAATGACGCGCATTAAAATTTGCGCCATCACGCTGTCCATCCTGCCCGTCATTCCCCAGTCGATGATGACCGCCTTTTTCGTCCGTTTGTCGATCATAATGTTGGAGCCATGGGCATCGGCGTGGTAATGGCCGTCGAGCATCGTCTGCACGTAATGGTGGACGAGGTCGATCATGATGCTGACCCGCTCTTCGAAGGTGAGAAAATCAACGGGGAAATCTTTCATAAGCCAGCCGTCAACGTACTCCATGATCAAAACGCTTTTCGTTGCGTCGTACACGTGCGGAACCGTGACATGTTCGGCCCTCCTCTCATACTTTTGCTTCATTTCTTTCATTTTTCGCGCTTCTTCCGTCATGTCCAGTTCATCCATCGCGCTGCTGTAGTAATCTTGCACAAGCCCCCCGAGATCAAGGGCGGCCTGCAGTTCAGGCGGCAGCCGCTTCTGCAGGCGGGCGGCCATTTTTTTGATGATGGCGATATCGGTTTGAAACAGCTTTTCGACCGTCGGGCGCACGACTTTCACAGCCACAACGGGCCCGTCTTTCAGCTTCGCCTTGTATACTTGCGCGAGCGACGCTGAACCGAGCGGCGTTTCGTCGATCCACTCAAACGTCTCAAGACCGTCAGGCAGCTCGCGTTCGAGAATGTATTGAATTTTGGCAAACTCGATCGGCGGCACCCGGTCGAGCAGCTTCTCAAGTTCGACCGTCACCGGCTCCGGCAATAAATCTTGCCTTGTGACGAGCACCTGCCCGAGCTTGATGAACGTCGGGCCAAGCTCCTCAAACGCCAGGCGCAGCCGGCGGCCGATGTGGCGCCAATAGTCATTGTCCCCTCCCTTTCCCCGCATCCTGTGGGCAATGGCGTCGCCCAGCACCATGCCGAGCCCGTTTTTGACGAGCACGGCCATGATTTTCCGCCGCCGTTTTCCCGCCGTAATGGCGGCCAGTTCCTCTTCGATGGCCGCGCCCATCGCCGCCCAGTCGCGGGCCGGTTTTGGTTTGGCCGTTTCGATCGACGCGCGCAAACGGCTTCCCTCCTCTCCGCTTTACAGCCGTTCAATAATGGTGGCGGTCGCCATGCCAAAGCCGATGCACATCACTTGCAGCCCGTATGTTCCGCCCATGTCCTCGAGCTCATGAAGAAGCGTCGTCATCAACCGGGCCCCGCTCGCGCCAAGCGGGTGGCCGAGGGCGATCGCGCCGCCGCGCGGGTTCACTTTCGCCATATCCGGCTCGAGTTCCCGCTCCCACGCCTTGACGACGGAAGCGAACGCTTCGTTCACTTCGATCACACTGATCTCATCAAGGCGCAGCCCCGCTTTTTGCAGGACGCTCCTCGTGGCGGGAATAATGCCGGTGAGCATTATGACCGGATCTTCACCGACCACGGTGCGGGCGATGATGCGCGCTCTAGGACGCAGGTCAAGCTGCCGGGCTTTCTCCGCCGACATAAGCAGCACGCCGGCCGCCCCGTCGCTCACTTGGCTCGAGTTGCCCGCTGTGATGACGCCGCCTTTCGGCTGGAACGATGGCATGAGCGCCGCCAGCTTTTCCTTCGACGTGTCACGGCGAATGCCTTCATCGTGGGCGAATGCAACCGGCCCCTCCTCGCCCGGGACATCAAGCGGAAGGATTTCCCGCTCAAACATGCCGCGATCGGCGGCGGCCGCCGCTTTTTCATGGCTGGCGAGCGAAAATTCATCCAGCTCTTCCCGCGACAATCCCCATTTTTTCGCGATCATCTCCGCGGAAATCCCTTGCGGCACGATGTTGTGCCGGCTCGTCAGCCGGCGGCTGAACCGCCCCATGTCGCTTCCCATCGGCACGCGCGTCATGCTTTCAACCCCGGCGGCGATGGCAATGTCGATGTCGCCGGCCAAAATGGCTTGCGCGGCGTTATGGATCGCCTGCTGGCTCGAGCCGCACATCCGGTTTAAGGAAAACGCCGGCACGCTGACCGGGAACCCGGCGGCGAGCACCGCCTGGCGGCCGATATTGCCGCCTTGCTCCCCGGTCATCGTCACGCAGCCGACAACAACATCGTCGACTAGGCTGGCGTCCAGCCCGTTCCGGTCAACAAGCGCCCGCAGCACCGGAGCGAGCAAATCGACCGGGTGGACGCTTGAGAGCGCCCCTTTTTTCTTGCCGATCGCCGTGCGCACGGCGTCGACGATCACCACTTCCCTCATGCCGCTCCCCCTGTTCCGTATGGATTCCTTGCGCGGCCAAAGCCGCGGCAGCCTTCTTCTCCGGATTCTTCAAAACGTAAACAGTTCGATGCCGCCGGACACGTTCAATCCGATCCCCGTAATGTACTTCGCCTTATCCGAGCAAAGAAACACAATGGCGTTGGCCACATCTTCCGGCTCGCCCGGACGGCGGAACGCGGTGCGCTGGATCATGCGCTCGTTCATTTTCGGGTTGCCCATGCGAAACGCTTCCGTGTTGATGATGCCCGGCACGATGGCGTTCACCGTAATGCCGTAGCGCGCCCCTTCGAGCGCCATGCTTTTCGTAAAGCTCAACACCGCTCCTTTCGTCGCCGAATAGCTCGCCTGGCCAAAGCCGCCGAGCGTGCCGGCGACGGACGACATGTTGATGATCCGCCCCCACCCTTGCTCTTTCATGTACGGCCACACCGCTTTCGTACAGTTGTACGTGCCGGTTACGTTCACCCGCAAGTCGCGCTCCCAAAACTCATCGTTTTGCTTTTCGATTTGCGACACATGGTCGAGCGTGCCGGCGTTGTTGACCAAAATGTCGATCGAGCCGAACTCTTCTTTGACGCGGGCGAACACGTCCTTCACCTGCTCGCGGTCGGTGACGTCCATTTTGATGGCCATCGCCCGCCGCCCCATGGCGCGGATTTCGTCCGCCGTTTTTTCGGCATAGATGACTTTTGTGCTTTGCATGACTTGCGAGAGCGGCCCATACTTTTGCGCCGTCTGTTTGCTTTCTTCATCCGATTCAAGCAAAATATCGGTGATGACGACATCTGCCCCCGCCTCGGCGAGCGCTAGAGCGTCGGCGCGCCCAAGCCCCCGTGAAGCGCCGGTGACGACCGCCACTTTCCCTTTCAACAACTCCGCCCATGATGACATCCCGATCCCTCCGTTTATCGCAAAAATTGCGGTTGTTTCTTTTGGAAAAACGCCGCCAGCCCGATCGCCGGCTCCCCGGTTTTAAACGTGGCCGCAAATGACGCCGCTTCGATGCCAAATCCGTCCTCCGAAAGCGCGTCGGCGGCGTGGATGGCCCGCTTGGCGAGCCCCATCGCCCGCACCGCGCCTTCTGACAGCTGCTCGGCAAACGCCGCCGCTTCTTCTTCGAGCCGCTCCGGGGGCGCGATGCGATGAACGAGGCCAAGTTCGAGCGCCTCTTGCGGGTCGAGCCGTCTGGCGAGAAAAATGAGCTCCGTCGCCTTCGCCCGCCCAACAAGTCGCGTCAGCCGCTGCGTGCCGCCCGCCCCCGGGATGAGGCCGAGCGACACTTCCGTCAGGCCGATTTTGCCGCCGCCCATGATGCGGAAATCGCACGCCAAGGCGAGCTCGCAGCCGCCGCCGAGCGCATAGCCGTTGATGGCCGCAATGACCGGCTTCGGCATCGTCGCGAACCGGTCAAAGCAGCGCTGCATGCGGGCGCTTTGCTCGGCGATGCCGGCTTCATTGCCGGCAAACTGGCTCCCGCGCTGGATCATGTCTTTCAGGTCGGCGCCGGCGAGAAACGTTTTCGGGTGCGCCGACGCGATGACGACGACGCGCACGCCGCGGTCGGCTTCGAGCTCATCGGCCGCTTGTTCCAGCTCGTGCATCAGCCGTTCGCTAATGGCGTTCGCCGGCGGATGGTCGATGACGATCCATGCCACTCCTTTCGCCCGCCGCTCCAGGCGAAGCGTTTCGTAAGCCATCGGAATTCCCCCTTTCATTCGTTCCGGTTCACCGTCCGTCCGGAAAGTTGGTGAACAACCACGGTGTTTGCGCAGTTGGCGCCTTCTATGGTGTGAGAAGAGCTGGCGCCCCACTTGCGAAAAGGGCGTTTGGGGCGGACGGTCCTCTAGACGTGCACGCCGTATGGCGCATACAGCCGCCTTGCGGTGACGAGGCGCTGGATTTGCTGCGTGCCTTCGAAAATATCAAACACTTTCACGTCGCGGTACAACTTCTCCACCAAATGCCCGTCAAGGCCGACGGGACCGAGCAGTTCCAGGCACATGGCGCACACATTAAGCGCCATTTTCCCGGCGACGGCCTTGCAGATGGCTGCTTCCATGGCGTTCGGTTCGCCGATGTCCGCCTTCCACGCCGCTTCCCACGTAAGCAGGCGCGCCGCCTCGATCTCCTGTTCGGCTTCGGCGAGCCGCTCGGCCGCTTCGTAATACAGCCGCCCTTGTTTCGGATAGTCGCTCCGGACGATGTCAAGCGTATACTCATAGGCGGCGCGGGCAATCCCGACCGCCATGGCGGCGACGATCGGCCGCGTGCTGTCAAACGTTTTCATCGCCACCTGGAAGCCGGACGGTCGGTTGGCGCTCGCGCTGTACAACGCTTCGCCGCCCAGCAGGTTGTCATCGGGGACGAAACAGTCTTCAAACAAGAGTTCCGCCGTTTCGTTGGCACGCAACCCCATCTTGTGGACCGTGCGGGTAGCCGTAAAGCCCGGCGTCCCTTTTTCGACGACAAACGCCCGGTGCCCGGCGCGCCCGAGCGTCGGGTCGACCGTGGCGAACACGACAACCCACGAAGCGCGGGCGCCGTTTGTGATGAAAATTTTTTGGCCGTTTAAAATATAGCCGCCGTCGACTTTTCTTGCCGCCGTGCGGATGCCGGACGCGTCCGACCCGGCTTCCGGCTCGGTCAACGCATAGGCTCCCCAGCGCGGCTCCTCTTTCGTGAAAATCGACAAAAACCGCTGCTTTTGCTCCGGGGTGCCGCTCGATTGAACCGGCGGCCCGCCCAAACCGGGGCCGGGAAGGGACAGGGCGACGGCCGGGCATCCCCACGCGAGCTCTTCGGCAGCGATGACGGCCACACGGTTCCCTTCACGCTCCCTTTTTTCCTGTTTCTTCTCCGGCTCGGCCATAGCGCGGCCGCCGCCGAATGAGGACGCATTGAGCTGA includes the following:
- a CDS encoding SDR family NAD(P)-dependent oxidoreductase, which translates into the protein MSSWAELLKGKVAVVTGASRGLGRADALALAEAGADVVITDILLESDEESKQTAQKYGPLSQVMQSTKVIYAEKTADEIRAMGRRAMAIKMDVTDREQVKDVFARVKEEFGSIDILVNNAGTLDHVSQIEKQNDEFWERDLRVNVTGTYNCTKAVWPYMKEQGWGRIINMSSVAGTLGGFGQASYSATKGAVLSFTKSMALEGARYGITVNAIVPGIINTEAFRMGNPKMNERMIQRTAFRRPGEPEDVANAIVFLCSDKAKYITGIGLNVSGGIELFTF
- a CDS encoding enoyl-CoA hydratase/isomerase family protein, producing the protein MAYETLRLERRAKGVAWIVIDHPPANAISERLMHELEQAADELEADRGVRVVVIASAHPKTFLAGADLKDMIQRGSQFAGNEAGIAEQSARMQRCFDRFATMPKPVIAAINGYALGGGCELALACDFRIMGGGKIGLTEVSLGLIPGAGGTQRLTRLVGRAKATELIFLARRLDPQEALELGLVHRIAPPERLEEEAAAFAEQLSEGAVRAMGLAKRAIHAADALSEDGFGIEAASFAATFKTGEPAIGLAAFFQKKQPQFLR
- a CDS encoding acyl-CoA dehydrogenase family protein; the protein is MISFALSPQQKQIKELVHWFAKHEVRPIALEADRLGRVPDEWLKKVNKMGIQLNASSFGGGRAMAEPEKKQEKREREGNRVAVIAAEELAWGCPAVALSLPGPGLGGPPVQSSGTPEQKQRFLSIFTKEEPRWGAYALTEPEAGSDASGIRTAARKVDGGYILNGQKIFITNGARASWVVVFATVDPTLGRAGHRAFVVEKGTPGFTATRTVHKMGLRANETAELLFEDCFVPDDNLLGGEALYSASANRPSGFQVAMKTFDSTRPIVAAMAVGIARAAYEYTLDIVRSDYPKQGRLYYEAAERLAEAEQEIEAARLLTWEAAWKADIGEPNAMEAAICKAVAGKMALNVCAMCLELLGPVGLDGHLVEKLYRDVKVFDIFEGTQQIQRLVTARRLYAPYGVHV
- a CDS encoding thiolase family protein, which encodes MREVVIVDAVRTAIGKKKGALSSVHPVDLLAPVLRALVDRNGLDASLVDDVVVGCVTMTGEQGGNIGRQAVLAAGFPVSVPAFSLNRMCGSSQQAIHNAAQAILAGDIDIAIAAGVESMTRVPMGSDMGRFSRRLTSRHNIVPQGISAEMIAKKWGLSREELDEFSLASHEKAAAAADRGMFEREILPLDVPGEEGPVAFAHDEGIRRDTSKEKLAALMPSFQPKGGVITAGNSSQVSDGAAGVLLMSAEKARQLDLRPRARIIARTVVGEDPVIMLTGIIPATRSVLQKAGLRLDEISVIEVNEAFASVVKAWERELEPDMAKVNPRGGAIALGHPLGASGARLMTTLLHELEDMGGTYGLQVMCIGFGMATATIIERL